A single genomic interval of Megalobrama amblycephala isolate DHTTF-2021 linkage group LG15, ASM1881202v1, whole genome shotgun sequence harbors:
- the cnot1 gene encoding CCR4-NOT transcription complex subunit 1 isoform X1, whose translation MNLDSLSLALSQISYLVDNLTKKNYRASQQEIQHIVNRHGPEADRHLLRCLFSHVDFSGDGKSSGKDFHQTQFLIQECVSLITKPNFISTLCYAIDNPLHYQKSLKPSPHLFTQLSKVLKLSKVQEVIFGLALLNSSNADLRGFAAQFVKQKLPDLLRSYVDADLGGNQEGGFQDIAIEVLHLLLSHLLFGQKGSSGVGQEQIDAFLKTLCRDFPQERCPVVLAPLLYPDKRDILMDRILPDSADLNKTMMESSLADFMQEVGYGFCASVEECRNIILQYGVREVTASQVARVLGMMARTHSGLSDGIGLQSISNPVGGGIWSDGKDKSDGSQAHTWNVEVLIDVVKEVNPNLNFKEVTYELDHPGFLIRDSKGLQIVVYGVQRGLGMEVFPVDLIYRPWKHAEGQLSFIQHSLMSPEVFCFADYPCHTVAIDILKAPPEDDNREIATWKSLDLVESLLRLSEVGHYEQVKQLFSFPIKHCPDMLVLALLQISTSWHTLRHELISTLMPIFLGNHPNSAIILHYAWHGQGQSPSIRQLIMHSMAEWYMRGEQYDQAKLSRILDVAQDLKSLSMLLNGTPFAFVIDLAALASRREYLKLDKWLTDKIREHGEPFIQACVTFLKRRCPSIMGGLAPEKDQPKSAQLPPETLATMLACLQSCAGSVSQELSETILTMVANCSNVMNKARQPPPGVLPKGRAPSTSSLDAISPVQMDPLSAMGSLSLGVSSTSHTPSMQGFPSLQGSAFSNPQSPAKAFSNLPNPNPSTAFPGINPLSSQLQGPLSTSLTGLGSGLGMPAVSSDPFGTRKMSTPGLNPPTFQQTDLSQVWPEANQHFSKEIDDEANSYFQRIYNHPPHPTMSVDEVLEMLQRFKDSNIKREREVFNCMLRNLFEEYRFFPQYPDKELHITACLFGGIIEKGLVTYMALGLALRYVLEALRKPYGSKMYYFGIAALDRFKNRLKDYPQYCQHLASIAHFLQFPHHLQEYIEYGQQSRDPPVKMQGSITTPGSLALAQAQAQSQTPKAPQPGQASTLVTTATTTTTVAKTTTITRPTAVGPKKDVPPSINTTNIDTLLVATDQTERIVEPPENVQEKIAFIFNNLSQSNMSQKVEELKETVKEEFMPWVSQYLVMKRVSIEPNFHSLYSNFLDTLKNPEFVKMVLNETYRNIKVLLTSDKAAANFSDRSLLKNLGHWLGMITLAKNKPILYTDLELKSLLLEAYVKGQQELLYVVPFVAKVLESSLRSVIFRPQNPWTMGIMNVLAELHQEHDLKLNLKFEIEVLCKNLSLDISELKPGNLLRDKEKLKNLEEQLSAPKKETKPPEEMLPIVTTDSVSFTAAPSTPATTTTCTATGPPTPQFSYHDINVYALAGLAPHININVNIPLLQAHPQLKQCVRPAIERAVQELVHPVVDRSIKIAMTTCEQIVRKDFALDSEESHMRVAAHHMMRNLTAGMAMITCREPLLMSIATNLKNSFAAALRAPTPQQREMMEEAAARIAQDNCELACCFIQKTAVEKAGPEMDKRLATEFELRKHARQEGRRYCDPMVLTYQAERMPEQIRLKVGGVDPKQLAVYEEFARNVPGFLPSNDLSQPTGFLAQPMKQQAWPTDDVAHIYDKCISDLEQHLHAIPPALAMNPQTQAIRSLLEAVVMARNSRDGIAALGLLQKAVEGLLDATSGADTDLLLSYRECHLLVLKALQDGRAYGPQWCNKQITRCLIECRDEYKYNVEAVELLIRNHLVNMQQYDMHLAQSMENGLNYMAVAFAMQLVKLLLVDERSVSHITEADLFHTIETLMRTSAHSRANAPEGLPQLMDVVRSNYEAMIDRHHGGPNFMMHSGISQASEYDDPPGLREKAEYLLREWVNLYHSAAAGRDSTKAFSAFVGQMHQQGILKTDDLITRFFRLCTEMCVEISYRAQAEQQHPTTSPAIIRAKCYHNLDAFVRLIALLVKHSGEATNTVTKINLLNKVGMLTAVLGIVVGVLIQDHDVRQTEFQQLPYHRIFIMLLLELNAPEHVLETINFQTLTAFCNTFHILRPTKAPGFVYAWLELISHRIFIARMLAHTPQQKGWPMYAQLLIDLFKYLAPFLRNVELNKPMQILYKGTLRVLLVLLHDFPEFLCDYHYGFCDVIPPNCIQLRNLILSAFPRNMRLPDPFTPNLKVDMLSEINIAPRILTNFTGVMPSQFKKDLDSYLKTRSPVTFLSELRSNLQVVHSRIVSNEPGNRYNIQLINALVLYVGTQAIAHIHNKGSTPSMSTITHSAHMDIFQNLAVDLDTEGRYLFLNAIANQLRYPNSHTHYFSCTMLYLFAEANAEAIQEQITRVLLERLIVNRPHPWGLLITFIELIKNPAFKFWSHDFVHCAPEIEKLFQSVAQCCMGQKQAQQVMEGTGAS comes from the exons ATGAATCTTGACTCGCTCTCGCTGGCTTTGTCTCAAATCAGCTACCTGGTGGACAATTTAACTAAGAAAAACTACAGAGCCAGCCAGCAGGAAATACAACAT ATTGTGAATCGTCACGGCCCTGAGGCAGACCGGCATTTATTACGCTGTCTCTTTTCCCATGTGGATTTCAGTGGCGATGGTAAAAGCAGTGGCAAAGATTTCCACCAG ACACAATTTCTGATCCAGGAGTGTGTGTCTCTTATTACGAAACCAAATTTTATTTCAACGCTTTGCTACGCCATTGACAATCCCCTGCACTATCAAAAG aGTTTGAAACCATCACCTCATTTATTTACTCAGCTGAGTAAAGTTCTCAAGCTAAGCAAGGTTCAAGAG GTGATTTTTGGCCTTGCTCTGCTGAACTCCAGCAACGCAGACCTTCGAGGGTTTG CTGCTCAATTTGTGAAGCAGAAGCTCCCTGACCTTCTCCGCTCGTACGTGGACGCGGACCTCGGAGGGAATCAGGAAGGTGGCTTCCAAGACATTGCCATAGAGGTTCTGCATCTGCTCCTCTCCCATCTTCTGTTCGGTCAGAAGGGCTCGAGCGGAGTCGGACAAGAGCAGATTGACGCGTTCCTCAAAACACTGTGCAGAG ATTTCCCGCAGGAGCGCTGTCCTGTGGTGCTCGCACCACTGCTGTACCCTGACAAACGGGACATTCTCATGGACAGGATCCTGCCAGACTCTGCAGATTTAAATAAGACCATGATGGAGAGTTCCCTTGCTGACTTCATGCAAGAAGTTGGCTATGGCTTTTGTGCGAG TGTCGAAGAGTGCAGGAACATAATCCTGCAGTATGGGGTGCGAGAGGTGACGGCCAGTCAGGTGGCCAGAGTGCTGGGGATGATGGCCCGCACTCACTCCGGGCTGTCCGACGGCATTGGCCTACAG TCCATTTCCAATCCAGTGGGTGGAGGGATCTGGAGTGATGGGAAGGACAAGAGTGATGGCTCTCAGGCCCACACCTGGAATGTTGAAGTTCTGATTGATGTGGTCAAAGAAGTG AACCCCAATCTGAATTTTAAAGAGGTGACCTATGAGCTTGATCACCCAGGCTTTCTGATCCGGGACAGTAAGGGTCTTCAGATAGTGGTCTATGGGGTCCAGAGGGGTCTGGGAATGGAGGTGTTCCCAGTGGATCTCATCTACAGACCATGGAAGCATGCAGAAGGACAg TTATCGTTCATTCAGCACTCCCTGATGAGTCCTGAAGTGTTCTGCTTTGCTGACTACCCCTGTCATACGGTTGCCATTGACATCCTGAAGGCCCCACCCGAGGATGACAACAGAGAGATAGCCACATG GAAGAGCTTGGACCTAGTGGAGAGCCTCTTGCGCCTCTCTGAAGTTGGGCATTATGAACAGGTGAAGCAGCTCTTTAGCTTCCCCATCAAGCACTGCCCAGACATGCTGGTGCTGGCGCTGCTGCAGATCAGCACCTCCTGGCACACCCTGCGTCATGAGCTCATCTCCACCCTCATGCCCATCTTCCTGGGCAACCACCCCAACTCTGCCATCATCTTGCACTATGCCTGGCATGGACAG GGCCAGTCCCCCTCCATCCGCCAGCTGATCATGCACTCTATGGCCGAGTGGTACATGAGAGGAGAGCAATACGACCAGGCCAAGCTATCTCGCATCCTGGATGTGGCTCAAGACTTGAAG TCTCTATCGATGCTGCTGAATGGTACTCCATTTGCCTTTGTTATTGACCTTGCTGCACTTGCCTCTCGCCGTGAATACCTCAAACTTGACAAATGGCTCACTGACAAAATACGAGAGCACGGG GAGCCGTTCATCCAGGCGTGCGTCACGTTCCTGAAGAGACGATGTCCCTCCATCATGGGTGGTTTGGCCCCAGAGAAAGACCAGCCGAAGAGTGCTCAACTTCCTCCTGAAACACTGGCTACAATGCTTGCATGTCTGCAGTCTTGTGCTGG GAGTGTGTCTCAAGAGCTGTCAGAGACAATCTTGACCATGGTGGCCAACTGTAGCAATGTGATGAACAAGGCCCGACAGCCGCCACCAGGAGTCCTGCCAAAGGGACGAGCTCCCAGCACCAGCAGCTTAGATGCTATCTCACCTGTTCAA ATGGACCCTCTCTCTGCGATGGGCTCTTTGAGTCTAGGTGTCTCATCCACCTCTCATACCCCGAGCATGCAAGGATTCCCCAGCCTGCAGGGCTCTGCCTTTAGTAATCCCCAGTCCCCAGCCAAAGCCTTCTCAAATCTACCAAACCCAAACCCCAGCACAGCTTTCCCAGGAATCAACCCCCTCTCTTCGCAGCTCCAAG GTCCTCTGAGCACGAGCTTGACTGGGCTTGGCTCAGGTTTGGGAATGCCCGCCGTCAGCAGCGATCCCTTCGGCACCAGGAAGATGAGCACACCGGGGCTAAACCCGCCCACATTTCAGCAGA CTGACCTTTCTCAGGTGTGGCCCGAGGCAAACCAGCACTTTAGTAAGGAGATTGACGATGAAGCAAACAGCTATTTCCAGCGCATCTACAACCATCCGCCACACCCCACAATGTCTGTGGATGAG GTGCTGGAAATGCTGCAAAGATTTAAGGACTCGAACATCAAGCGGGAACGGGAAGTTTTTAACTGCATGCTGAGGAATCTGTTTGAGGAGTACCGATTCTTCCCTCAGTATCCAGACAAAGAGCTGCACATCACTGCATGCCTCTTTGGGGGAATCATTGAGAAGGGCCTAGTGACGTACATGGCGCTGGGCTTGGCCTTACGATATGTGCTGGAAGCTTTACGTAAACCTTATGGATCAAAGATGTATTACTTTGGGATCGCTGCACTAGATAGATTTAAAAATAG ACTGAAGGACTATCCCCAGTACTGTCAGCACTTGGCGTCAATAGCCCATTTCCTGCAGTTCCCACACCATTTACAAGAG TATATAGAGTATGGCCAGCAGTCCAGAGACCCTCCTGTGAAGATGCAAGGCTCAATTACCACCCCAGGTAGCCTGGCTCTAGCCCAGGCTCAAGCTCAGTCTCAGACCCCTAAAGCCCCCCAACCTGGCCAAGCCAGCACCTTAGTGACCACAGCCACCACGACCACCACCGTTGCCAAAACCACCACCATCACGAGACCTACAGCTGTTGGACCGAAGAAGGACGTGCCA CCTTCAATCAACACCACAAACATTGACACCTTGTTGGTGGCCACAGACCAGACTGAAAGGATCGTTGAACCCCCAGAGAATGTTCAGGAGAAGATTGCATTCATCTTCAACAACTTGTCCCAATCAAACATGTCCCAAAAG GTGGAGGAGCTGAAAGAGACTGTGAAAGAAGAATTCATGCCCTGGGTCTCTCAGTACCTGGTCATGAAGCGTGTCAGCATTGAGCCCAACTTCCACAGCCTGTATTCTAACTTCCTGGACACACTGAAAAATCCAGAGTTTGTTAAAATGGTTCTCAATGAGACTTACAGAAACATCAAg gtCCTTCTTACCTCTGATAAGGCAGCTGCTAACTTCTCAGATCGATCCCTGCTGAAGAATCTGGGTCACTGGCTTGGAATGATCACCCTAGCTAAAAACAAACCCATCCTTTACACA GATCTGGAGCTAAAGTCTCTCTTGCTGGAGGCTTATGTGAAAGGCCAGCAGGAGTTACTGTATGTTGTCCCCTTTGTGGCCAAAGTCTTGGAATCAAGTCTGCGGAGTGTG ATCTTCAGACCGCAGAACCCTTGGACCATGGGCATCATGAATGTATTGGCTGAGCTCCATCAAGAGCATGACTTAAAG CTTAACCTCAAGTTTGAGATCGAGGTGCTCTGCAAGAATCTGTCTCTGGACATCAGTGAGCTGAAGCCAGGAAACCTGCTGAGAGACAAAGAGAAGCTGAAGAATTTAGAGGAGCAGCTCTCTGCACCAAAGAAAGAGACCAAGCCTCCTGAAGAGATGCTGCCTATAGTTACTACAG ACTCTGTTTCATTTACAGCTGCTCCCTCGACTCCGGCCACCACCACAACCTGTACTGCCACGGGGCCACCCACACCACAGTTCAGCTACCATGACATCAATGTGTATGCCCTGGCTGGCCTTGCCCCGCACATCAACATCAATGTTAAC ATCCCACTGCTGCAGGCCCACCCTCAGCTGAAGCAGTGCGTGAGACCAGCAATCGAGCGTGCCGTACAGGAGCTTGTGCACCCAGTGGTGGACCGATCAATCAAGATCGCCATGACCACCTGCGAGCAGATAGTCCGGAAAGACTTTGCGCTAGACTCTGAGGAGTCTCACATGCGCGTAGCTGCCCACCACATGATGCGCAACCTGACAGCCGGCATGGCCATGATCACCTGTAGAGAGCCGCTGCTCATGAGCATTGCCACCAACCTGAAGAACAGCTTTGCAGCAGCTCTTAGG GCTCCCACACCCCAGCAGAGAGAGATGATGGAAGAGGCGGCTGCTCGCATCGCACAGGACAACTGTGAGCTTGCGTGTTGCTTTATCCAAAAGACGGCAGTGGAGAAAGCTGGACCTGAGATGGACAAGAGACTGGCAACT GAATTTGAGCTGAGGAAGCACGCTCGCCAAGAAGGCCGCCGCTATTGTGATCCCATGGTACTCACCTATCAGGCAGAGCGTATGCCAGAGCAAATCAGACTGAAG GTCGGTGGAGTGGATCCTAAACAGCTGGCTGTTTATGAGGAGTTTGCCCGAAATGTTCCTGGCTTCCTACCCAGTAACGACCTGTCTCAGCCCACTGGTTTCCTTGCCCAACCAATGAAG CAACAGGCATGGCCCACTGATGATGTGGCTCACATCTATGATAAGTGCATTTCGGACCTGGAGCAGCATCTGCACGCTATTCCACCTGCGCTGGCCATGAATCCACAGACCCAGGCTATACGCAGCCTCCTGGAGGCAGTTGTCATGGCTAGGAACTCCCGTGATGGCATTGCTGCCCTGGGCCTTTTGCAAAAG GCTGTGGAGGGTCTGCTAGATGCCACCAGTGGCGCTGATACTGATCTGTTGCTAAGCTACAGGGAGTGCCACCTGTTGGTGCTGAAAGCTCTACAGGACGGTCGTGCCTACGGCCCACAGTGGTGCAACAAACAAATCACCAG ATGCCTGATTGAGTGCAGAGATGAATACAAGTACAACGTTGAGGCCGTAGAGCTCCTCATCAGAAACCACCTGGTCAACATGCAGCAGTATGACATGCACCTGGCTCAG TCCATGGAGAATGGTCTGAACTACATGGCCGTGGCATTCGCCATGCAGCTAGTGAAGCTCCTGCTGGTTGACGAACGCAGCGTGAGCCACATCACAGAGGCAGATCTCTTCCACACCATCGAGACGTTGATGAGGACCAGTGCTCACTCCAGAGCTAACGCTCCTGAAGG TTTGCCCCAGCTGATGGATGTTGTCCGCTCCAACTACGAGGCCATGATCGATCGTCACCATGGTGGGCCAAACTTCATGATGCACTCTGGGATTTCTCAAGCCTCTGAGTATGATGACCCGCCAGGTCTTAGAGAGAAGGCAGAGTACCTGCTGAGAGAATGGGTCAACCTGTACCACTCAGCAGCTGCAGGAAGGGACAGCACTAAGGCCTTCTCTGCATTTGTTGGACAG ATGCACCAGCAGGGCATCCTGAAGACCGACGACCTCATCACTCGCTTCTTCCGGCTGTGCACAGAGATGTGCGTGGAGATCAGTTACCGCGCTCAAGCCGAACAGCAGCACCCCACCACCAGCCCTGCCATCATCAGGGCAAAGTGCTACCATAACCTGGATGCTTTTGTTCGGCTCATTGCCCTTCTGGTCAAACACTCCGGAGAAGCGACCAACACGGTCACCAAAATCAACCTCCTCAACAAGGTTGGAATGCTTACAGCG GTTCTGGGCATTGTGGTGGGTGTGTTGATCCAGGATCACGATGTGAGGCAGACTGAGTTCCAGCAGCTTCCATACCACCGAATCTTCATCATGCTTCTGCTGGAGCTTAATGCACCAGAGCATGTGCTGGAGACCATCAACTTCCAGACGCTCACTGCCTTCTG CAACACCTTCCACATCCTGAGGCCTACTAAAGCACCTGGTTTTGTGTATGCTTGGCTGGAGCTCATCTCTCACCGCATCTTCATTGCCAGGATGCTTGCacacaccccacaacaaaag GGTTGGCCAATGTATGCCCAGCTGCTGATTGACTTGTTCAAGTATCTTGCACCCTTCCTAAGGAATGTTGAACTCAACAAACCTATGCAAATTCTCTACAAG GGAACACTTCGTGTGCTGCTTGTCCTGCTACATGACTTCCCAGAATTCCTGTGCGACTACCATTATGGCTTTTGCGATGTCATCCCGCCCAACTGCATCCAGCTGAGGAACCTGATCCTGAGTGCCTTCCCCCGCAACATGAGGCTTCCAGACCCCTTTACCCCTAATCTGAAG GTGGATATGCTGAGTGAAATCAACATCGCTCCCCGCATCCTCACTAACTTCACTGGTGTGATGCCATCCCAGTTTAAGAAGGATCTTGACTCCTACCTCAAGACCCGCTCTCCTGTCACCTTCCTCTCTGAGCTGCGCAGCAACCTGCAGGTAGTTCACAGCAGAATC